In the genome of Cyanobacteria bacterium GSL.Bin1, the window AAGAACTTTGGAAGTAATGCCAATACTGGTTGCGGTTAACGCAGCACCCGCAAACACGGCAGGAATCGTGGGCATCCCGAAAATTAACATGAGTCCGGCGGTTCCGCCAATAAAGGGGGCGACAACCCCAACAACCGCGACAATCGCTGCCTTTGCCCCCACTTTTTGTAACTCTCGCAAATCCGATTCTAAACCGATTTCAAATAGGAGAATAATCACTCCCAACTCGGCTAAAACAGAAATGACTTCACTTTGACTGGCAAATACTTCACTAATACTTTCCGGTTGCAAACCCGCAATTTGCTGCAAAATGCTAATGACTAGAGAATCACTGGCAACGGCACCAGTTTCGGGAAACACTAAGAGGTGTAGGGCAGAAATGCCGACGACAACCCCAGCGACTAATTCCCCTAAAACAGGTGGTAAATCAACAAGTTTCGATAATTCTCCGCCCAGTTTACTCGCGAGATAAATAAAGATCAGACTGAGTAAAACGCCGGCTAGAATGAGCGGTGCTGTATCAGGACTAGAGGAAGTTTCCTCAGAGGTTGTCGCCAACAAGGGCAGACCCGATTCAAAATTGAGGGATAAGCCCTCCTGAAAGATTGCTGGTAAAGATATCATTGTTTTTTTTCCAAATAAACTGTTATTTCAATCAGAAAAGAAGAAAACTATTCGATTGATCCTCGAGGAGATAATGTTTTAGCCAATTTCTTGTGGAGGAAGCGTCTCAGTATTAAAATCAATTGTTCTTTCCTTCACATGATTGAGTGCTTCTCGCAAGGCAGATGTACGATTTGGCATGATGTTTTCAGCCGGAACTTTATCCATAATGCCGAGCTTTCTCAAGCGTTTTTCCGTTTGTCCACCGATGCCAACTAAGAACACTTCACGACCTTTTTCTAGGGCTTCATTAATCGCATTTTCTAAGGCAAAAGAAGAAGTTACTCCTAAAATCGGCACTTCTGATAAATCCAAAACCAACGCCTCATAACTGTTAATAAGGTTATGTTCGCGAGAAATGGCTTTTGCTACGCCAAAAATCATTGGACCACTGAGATAGAAGAGTAAGACCCGACCATTGGCTTCTTCTAAGAGTCGTTTTTCTTCGGCATTAAGATTAATTTCCTCATCATCGTAAGTGATTGCTTTGACTTGATCCGCGCGATGATTGGATAAGCGTTCAATGGTGAGAATATTGGCAACAAAAACACCGACACCAACGGCAACAATTAAATCAACAAAAACAGTCAGGGCAACCACCCCATACATAATAAAAGCCGCTTTCGGGGAAATTTTGTGCGCGCGTTTGAGGAAACCCCAATCAACAATATCAAGCCCCACTTTAAAGGCGATACCTGCTAAAACTGCCATCGGAATGACAGTTAAATAAGTACTCAGTCCTAAGACAACCAGAAGTAAAAGAAAAGCCCGCGTTAAACCAGAAAGCGCAGTGCGTCCACCGGTTTGGATATTAGCCACGGTGCCCATGGTTGCCCCAGCACCGGCAATACCGCCGAACAAACCGGAAAATAAGTTACCCAAACCTTGACCGATTAACTCTTTATTAGAATCGTGTTCCGTGCGAGTTAAGCTATCCGCCACTAGCGAGGTTAATAAGGCATCAATACAACCCAACATCGCTAATACTAAGGCATCCACTAACATGGTTTGCAGTTGGGGCGCACTAAAGGTGGGAACTTGCAAACTCGGGAAACCAACGCTAATTTCACCAATGCGACGCAGGTCGCTATTAGCAAAAAGGGTAATGGAAAGGATGGTTCCGACAATGAGGGCTAAAAGTTGCGGCGGTAAGTATTTCTTTAATTGACGAGGATAGAAGACAAGAATGGCGACAGTTAAACCGGCGAGTAAGGTTTCGATGGGATTGATATTGCCAATGAGC includes:
- a CDS encoding STAS domain-containing protein → MRITNRIHFRNIKGDIFGGITAAIIALPMALTFGVASGAGASAGLWGAILVGFFAALFGGTPTLISEPTGPMTVVMTSVIATLTAANPENGLAMAFTVVMMAGVFQIIFGALKLGRYVTLMPYTVISGFMSGIGVILIILQIAPFLGQASPKGGVVGTVQNLPLLIGNINPIETLLAGLTVAILVFYPRQLKKYLPPQLLALIVGTILSITLFANSDLRRIGEISVGFPSLQVPTFSAPQLQTMLVDALVLAMLGCIDALLTSLVADSLTRTEHDSNKELIGQGLGNLFSGLFGGIAGAGATMGTVANIQTGGRTALSGLTRAFLLLLVVLGLSTYLTVIPMAVLAGIAFKVGLDIVDWGFLKRAHKISPKAAFIMYGVVALTVFVDLIVAVGVGVFVANILTIERLSNHRADQVKAITYDDEEINLNAEEKRLLEEANGRVLLFYLSGPMIFGVAKAISREHNLINSYEALVLDLSEVPILGVTSSFALENAINEALEKGREVFLVGIGGQTEKRLRKLGIMDKVPAENIMPNRTSALREALNHVKERTIDFNTETLPPQEIG